tcctcactcagtagagGTTGGGccggtggagggggaaggaagagtgaggtgtttccagactcagggagatactccctgtctgggcgggtccactctcttctggtgcaggcccagagagatccggaGGTGTTGGGGAagttgggcaggagtagggcaggagcagagggtacactcaccttggtagGGGTGGTGCCGGCGGAGCAcctctatattttttttttaaacacactgtaaatctttatctttttctaaccACGAGTCttaatctgctaaacagcattgctaggattaaaggggatGCTTTAGCTGCTGGCTTTTCAACATGGCAGGTGTAAGTTTActgccagcactgggagctgtgctcactgcctcgGCTCTTAAACCTttatgagtaaaagctaaatctgccatgcagcatCCTTGTCACTGCcgccagctgctcatacacaccatttttgtttggtagcagggccgCTTAAAAGAActctgtggttttattttcttatgctgagtcaggaaacctcccttaaaaaGGAGCCTTGTGAGTCTCTGCTTGtgtctagcaaaacagagcccacctgcAAAAGTGGCGTTacaagaagctgtgcttgactttgttcttttgtttttaaaatccctttttaagcttttgtcaggtttacCTGGAAATTCATGCCGCATGTTGCTGGCACCATTTTGTCACGGATGGTTCTTCCCGCCAGCCTGGTCCTACAGccgccttgccccaaatgaacacacagatgctaatttaattattaaactgcTGGCTGATGGCTTGAGCTTCTGCCCGGCTggatctgtcttaattattaacccatttctattaatctaagtatttccatgtggtcttatcttaccggagaatgctggacctgcaattcctttgcctgctacatgatgactgttCAGCGTCTccccagagaagagagcaatttcctgtttgtccctgcttatatcctgattctgcccagctttgtcacttcctgtatggccaatcagccaatcactGCTTTATTCACTAACTAATacgagaaacatatacacagaatgacctcccccatcacaaaaGATAAAGGTCCAATTTGTGAGTCCTAATGGAGCCCACTGGAGCATGGTAAAaatcccagtggccagccccttaaagaaaactgagtttttCCCCATCTGCACCCAAGACAGAATCTCTCAACTGAGGGGAGCTACATTTCCccattccccatcaaaatttttaatttttctcttccatggcatCCTTTATGGGTTGTTACTTTTTCTTTGCTGGGGGAATGGGGTTGTCCCAGATGCCTTACATAtccctctttctcaactgtgagtctgcagtTAACAATAACATGGAAAAGGTGGTTTCCTTGCCATTCACAGTCAACAGTTTGGCAattttatgagattcctgagtgtgcaaatgagtggaTCTCTCtttcttatgccttctcttgggctcttttccttcttcttttttgtgtgaCTAGGCCAATTCCgatgtgttcattttgttttatcttactacaTTTCACTTTATTATatagtatattattttattattatcccttagaagcccaTTTTTTCctaataagagagagaaaaggagtggatctggatgggatgggaggtggagaggaactggaaAGAGTATAGGGAGGGGAAACcctaatcaggatatattatgtgaaggaaaaatgttttcaataaaaggaaaagaagaaaggaaaaagaaacctaaCTAGAACAGAAATTGTTACTAGGATCATGGAATACTGCTGTGACATTCCTGACCATGTTACTTTGGGGAGGCTAATGGGAAGGAGTTTGGAACTTTAAGCTTAAAAATACATTGGGTGCTTAGAGTTTAATGGGTTCCTCCGTGGGAGCTTGGAATAGAATTCTGAGAGCAAGAGGGAAGTTTGAGAGTTACTGAAACTTTTGCATTACCAAGATAATTGATGCTGGTCATCTGGGGCTGAAAAATCATCTGTGATTGAGAAGGGACCAGCATCATGGAGGCAAAATCTTCTGGGATTATTTCCTCAGggccagcacacagaagctgtggtcccGAGGGCACTAAAGCTAAACTGCATGCTGACAGCCCTGCCTGGTAGGGTGTAAGAGTCTCTATTGTGGTACATGCTTTGAAGACATTAAGAGGCATGCAGAGTGGCTAAGGCTTGGAACATGTGGCAGAGTCAGAGTCCCAGAAGAGTGGCCATTAACAGTGAAGACCTGAGTAGTGCCTCTCACCAATGCTTTATTATTTGTTCACATACACAGGCCTAGACACAAATTGAAACTTGTGTGTCCACAGGCAAGTATAAGTACAGGAGTTCCCAGGCACATATGCAAtcacaaaacaaatgcaaacactGCCTAACAACCCTTGCAGAACACCACCAGCAGACTTGTCATATTATCATATTACCTACAGAACATACATGAAAAAGTGCCAGCTTCCAAAAGAACAAGGGATGAAGGTACAAAAACATACTATGTAAGCCAAGGACCTGACCTACATTATGAAAAGAGGCTGAAAGCTTATGAAATGCCTGAAGGTTTCTAAAGCACATTTAAGCATTTCAGACATGAACCACACAGAATATCAACTACTCAGTGCTCCAACAAGCCTGCACCCCCTCCTCTGAGCCCTTAAGCTCAAGAGGGAGGTGCACTCCAGATGTTCAGTAGGAAGTGAGGTGGAGCCAGCCAGTGGATCTGAATCACAAGGATGGGCTGGGAGGCTTCACTGCTCCAACTCAAGCAAGACCTGAAGGCAGAAAGGATGGAATGAGGACCACCTAATGATCATGAATCCCTTTCCTGaccttctcccctttcttctttgtctcccaTAATTGAAGATTCGTCTCTGACACAAATGGATAGACCAATTCCTTGCTGCATTCCCCACCTCCAGCCtcaccttccctccttcctccatcatTGGCCACCAACCTGCTCTGGTGAAGCTCAGGGTCTCTAAATATAACTTCCTGATGTCAGGAAAGTTCTTTGGCTTTCCACTACCCACACCATCTGGCATAGTCtcacatgcaagtgtgtgtgtgtgtgtgtgtgtgtgtgtgtgtgtgtgtgtgtgtgtgtcagagagagagagagagagagagagacagagagagacagacagacagacagacagacagacagacaaagactgCATACATTGGTGCTTCTGAGCATGTGCTGGTATgggaaggacagaggacagcCTGGGGTGTCAGGCATTCCCTTCCTgtttcagggttgttttgagcACTGTTTGAGGACTCTAACAGAAACATGGTGGTTTAATTGaggaaaacaaaacctttaaatattttccttctgtcaTTCCTCACCATGTTTTAGAAtgtgtgacttttaaaaatgctacTTGAGCTGCTGACTTGAGGCTTGTGAAAAAATTGTCAgatgaattttggcttgggattaagGCAGTACTCCTCTAACATTTCAGAAATGGCCCTAAACATACTTCTGACACTTTATACTCCATATGTATGTGAAGCAGCATCCTCGGCACTGATGGTTATAAATGAAAAGTACCGATCAACTCTGGAAAATGTGGAAGATACTTTATGCCCCACAGTGTCAAATTTTTAGTCAATATTTAACCCTTTTGTGTAGatataaacaaacacacccaTTTCCTTGGCATTCACATTTGTTTTATCCTTAATAAATGATAAGACCACATGTATACCAAGGACTTGTGTTCAAGTAAATTTCTTTATAGTTTATTTctgtaaatgttttgtttgtatatCTAGCCTATGTGCTGATATACGGGGGTCCTATAAACATTTCTCAGTTGGAaagtggttttgagacaggaaacTTCAAGAAGCCCTGGCCTAGGATTCATCTCCCTCCCTTGCCAGAGCTCTGTgatcagccacctctccagcttcaTTCTGCCCCTTCTGTCCCAGCAGTTCTGTCCAGGGTGGCTTCCTCTTACACTCCCTCGGCCCCATTTGCCTCAGTGCTCAACAATGTCCAGCCTTACTTCCCAGGCACACTAGAGGTTTAATTCCCTTCTCAGCTCATAAGGCCCTTGCTCTCTGGGTGGGCCTTTTGTGATCTAGTGGCAAAATAAACCTTGAGAAGAAATCCAGGCTATACATCTGAACTGAGATCCCCCTGAGAACAGAGACCATATCTCCTTCCCTGTATGTCTTCCACAGATCACTACAGTGTGCGGTCGACTGGGGACAGGGGGCCTGGGTGAGGAATCAGGATGCCAGGTTCTATTTCTTCCACTTGATATGCTGCCTGCCTTGGGGCAAGTCCCTGCAACCCCGGGGGGCCTCggtctccttctctctcttgaCATCAGGGCACCAGCCGATTACTGCTGAGCACAAAACTAGAGAAGCTGAGCATTCACTGAATAATCCTCAAGTGCCCTCTCTGAAGTCAGCTTCAGAAGACTGGGGTACCCAGCCCCAAAGTCATTCAAACTACCAACTTACCCCATGCACCCCAGCTATGACCAACTTACCACAGAGCCTCCCACCTCCCAACCATCTCCATCCCATGCTGCTTTTTAAGAACCCAGCTACCTGGTTAGCTGTGGGTCTGGCGCCATGTCCAAGAAGAGTTCTTCAGAGTCATGAGGGCCTCGGCAGCCTCCAGTGTCTCCTGACACTCTAAGGTGGCAGAAACCGAGGCCTGGTCAGAGGCAATGGGGCCCTGCAAAGAAACAGGTGTGAGGAGAACAGGAGCTGTGCAACCAATGCATCTTCTCAGAAGCACAAATGCCCTTTCAGTGCCCAGATGCCTCCAGTGCCCACTCCCACCCCAACCCCTAGGCAGTCTGCTCTGCGCATCCACTTAgctcctccacccccccccaagtTTCCAGAGCACCAACTTCTCTGCAGGGACCTGTGGTTCCGGTGGATGATGCTCCACGGAGGGACATGGCAGGGGGGTCATATCCAAGCATCTGGAAACAAGAAGTGAGGGAGTCAAAACACTTGGATGGGTGGGTAGCACCTATAGACTGAGACTGGCAGGGCTTCTGCAATAACAGAAGGTGGGAATCCAAAGGACTGTGGAGACCACAGACCCTATGGCTTGGACTTGTCCTTTGTCCTGCACAGCCTATTTTCCTTTCCACACCCCCGCTGACACAGTTTTCCTGAGACATCAATCTGTACAAGCCTTTTTTATTCTCTCCCAGATACACAGTGAAGAAGACATCAGGGAACCATGTGTGCTTGTGTTCTAATCTGCAAAGTCCCTGGAGAGATATGGTgaccttccattttcagggaCTGGTTCTTGCCAGCATTTTGCCCAGCCACCACAGATCACGGAGTACTTCCAGGGGCCTTTCTCTGCTGGCCTCTGGACTGTCCCCTGGGCCTCTGTGGCCTTTGCCATCATGACCCTCGGTTTCACCAGGACCTTCTATCTCACCCATCTGTTGTGATATAGAGAAACAGTGCCCACGTGTTGAAGGCCCACTGTGTGGCAGGCCTTGTGCCGGTGCTTTCTTCAATGCGAGAGGTATAGGATGTCTTTGCCAAAATGACCTCTAGGAAATGGATGCTTGGAAAAATAAAGTCACTTGTACCAAGTCTCTGGAGTAGGAATTGTCAAATTGGGAGAGGCCCCTGTCTGACATGCAGCCTTCTCCTTCCCTTACCCTTGTCCTCCTCCTTCCCACGGTCATCCTCCTCCTGTTCCTACAGCAACAAGCCCAGGGCTGGATACACACTGACACAAGACACAGCCAGCTCCATGGTCACTTTCTACTCACGGGCTGGACGAGGAAAAAGTCTCATGGAGTCCCACGGAAGGAGAAGAAACAACCAAGGGCTGCTCCGGGTTCATTGTCATGCAGGCTGGAGGTGAAAGTGGTGGGGGCCAGCAGAAGAGAGGAGGCCCTTGGGAACTTCCCTGCAGAGACAGAGATCACAGGgactgggttccaggccagccaggaagaGTGGTGGGCTGGGCAAATTTTAGGCTGATGGCAGGAGCCCAGAATGTCAGGGCTCTGAAGACCCCGCAGAACCCTCCTCCAATAACATGTCCTATTGGCACCAAAAAGACTGAGGCCCAAGAAGTGATGTTTCCCAATGTCACAAGGCATTGTGCTGAACAATTAGAGGTGGAAGCCCTGGCTTTAATAAGACACAGTTGGAAGGGTCTTGACAGTGACTGAGGGTAGCCTCCCACTCTTGCAACAGATTCTCCTTACCTCCGGGGAACTTGTGAAGGTCCGGACGTCAGGCTGGCACACAGTGTTCTCCTTCCCAGCTGTAAAAGACCACCAATTCCTCCCCACTGGCTGCCCGCCAGCCTCATCTGAAGACACTCACCACCACTGTGAGAACTCTTCTCTATGGGCCTTTTCAAACCTCCCAACCCCCCAAATCTTTGCTTCCTTTAAACACGTACTGCCTACCATTGATAAGATGTTTTCGACCTGGGCCCCAAGGTTCAGGGTGTACTCGCCCAAGGTCACACTGCAAATCTGGGACAGAGCtagtcacagagaaactcaggGTATGCTCCCCTCCAACCAAACTGAAGCTTTCTGCCCAGCCAATGACACTCACTGCGACCTCTTGCTT
This genomic stretch from Cricetulus griseus strain 17A/GY unplaced genomic scaffold, alternate assembly CriGri-PICRH-1.0 unplaced_scaffold_98, whole genome shotgun sequence harbors:
- the LOC113837732 gene encoding doublesex- and mab-3-related transcription factor C1-like; translated protein: MDVSWCPSNLECHTGNKTGAPVGIEPGLRALANHPGRGHSCGTRTQAREHSEALPALGSEKRAHGVLLKRRQIRLPRTTRDVTHKPLKQGKKSCAKARGRTGKENTVCQPDVRTFTSSPEGSSQGPPLFCWPPPLSPPACMTMNPEQPLVVSSPSEQEEDDRGKEEDKEVILAKTSYTSRIEESTGTRPATQWAFNTWALFLYITTDGCLDMTPLPCPSVEHHPPEPQVPAEKLGPIASDQASVSATLECQETLEAAEALMTLKNSSWTWRQTHS